The window TTTATCGATAGCTATAGAAGCGGCAGTGATAGAAGTCGCTCCGTATTCATAAGCTTTGCTAATGTCACCATCAGTAGAAATACCCCCACTAAAATCGATTTTTAGATTAGTATAACCCGCAATTGCTTCTAGAATGTGATAGTTTATGGGGCTACCTTTTCTAGCGCCGTCTAAGTCGATAATATGAATCTTTTGAATACCATACTCTTCAAACTGACGGGCAATATCAACTGGGCTATCTTTATAGACTTTTTCGCTTGAATAGTCTCCTTGCTTAAGTCTAGTAAGTTTACCGTTGATAATTGAAATTGAAGGTATAATCTGAATCATATTTTTCTCCTGTACAAATCTGAAATGGGCCAAAAATAGCAATTTTTAGACCAGCGAGGGTAAAGTCTGGTTTAAATAATTGTTATGCGCGAAGCCTATGAACATAACGATTATTCAGGAGATTTCCAAGGCAAATCTTAGACTAGCTCAAGATGCTTCGGCATCTGTGATCAACTTAAAGCCAGAACCGTGTAATGTCATGATTTGTACGGAAGGGTCCACCTTTAAATGCTTTCTAAGCTTGGCAATATAAACGTCCATACTTCTGGCGTTAAAGTAACTATCGTCTCTCCAGATTAGCTTTAAGGCTACCGATCGGTCTAACGGCTGATTCATATGCAAGCAAAGCAGCCTTAAGAGTTCAGACTCCTTTGAGGTCAACTTCGTTTGGTTATCACCTTCACTCAGTATTTGTTTGTCATAGTCGAAATGGAAACGTCCAAAATCGAAAGACTTCTGATCTGAAATCTGCGGATTCTTTTCTGCTGTTCGTCGTAAAATAGCTTGGATTCTCAGTAGAAGTTCCTCCATGCTGAAGGGCTTTGTAATGTAGTCGTCGGCACCAATTTTAAAACCTTCCACCGTATCTTCCTTCATCGATTTTGCGGTCAAGAATATGATCGGCGTTACAGAATCATTTTTTCTAATCTCTTTGGCCATGGAAAAGCCGTCTTTCTTCGGCAACATCACATCAAATAGGCACAAATCGTAAGATTCTCTTTTAAAGGCATTAAGCCCTTCCTCTCCATCTCTGCAGAGCTTTGTTTCATACCCTTTCAGGGTGAGGTATTCATTTAAAATTTGACCCAAATTTAGGTCGTCTTCTACGAGTAAGAGTTTGAAACTAGCCATGGTTAAAAGGTAAATATATTTTGAATGTGCTTCCTTTTCCGAGTTCACTTTTTACGTTAACGGACCCTTCGTGCATATCAACGATGTTTTTAACGTAGGATAAGCCGAGGCCGAAACCTTTTACATCGTGAACATTTCCAGTAGAAACTCGGTAGAACTTTTCGAAAATCTTCTCGATGGCCTCTTTAGACATGCCAATACCCTTGTCCGTTATTTTAAGAATTATACCAGACGAAATGTTGTCTGTTCTTATGTGGATATTTGGCGCCTCTGGGGAATATTTATTTGCGTTATCAAGTAAATTGTAAATGATATTTGTGAGGTGGACAGGGTCTGCTTCTAATACAGAATTCGTTGCATGAAGCTGACTGGTAATTTCTCCGCCTCGCTTTTTCACAAGGATATCGATATTGACCAAGGCCTTTTCTATAATGCCATGAATATCTATTTCCTCAAACTTTAGTTTAAAGTCCTTCTTATCTAAACTCGCAATCTGTAATACCTTTTCTACCTGCATACCCAGTCTTTTGTTCTCATCCCTGATGACTTGGACATAGCGATCGACAATAGAAGGATTACTTTTTAAGTCGTCGTCTTGCAGCGCCTCGGTGGCCAATGAAACAGTGGCTATAGGCGTTTTAAATTCGTGAGTCATGTTATTCACGAAGTCATTTTTAATCTCAGATATCTTCTTTTGCTTTAGGATAACCATAATAGCGTAACCAAAACAGCCAATGACTAGAATGAGTAAAAGGCCAGAAGCTGAAAGTGGAATAATGGCTTTATTCATCAAATATCTTTTCTGCTTTGGGAAATCAATCGCAAGAAAAAACTCCTTATCAATTAAATCCATTGGGAAGAGATTCACTTTCAAATCCGAAGTTTTAATACGCTCACGATCACTCTCTTGGTTTGCGTTAAGAAGCTTTAGCTCATTCGAAGGCGCATGAAGAATTCCATAGTTGTAAGGAATATTGACACCGTGGTTCTCTAGACTTTGATCGATCAGTGTATCAAGTTTGACGGGGTCTATTCTGGTGAAAAGTTGTTCGCTACCAGCTAAATGATTGGCCCATCTGCGTTTCAACATGTTGAGTTGTTGTTCCATTTGGCGGCGCTGTTGCCTTGGGTCAATACCTCGGTTTGCATAGTTATTTGGCATGGCTTTCGAGAAGGCCTCGAAATCTATCTCCATTAAAACTTGTCCTGTTCGTTCGTCGAATTGAACACTGAAAAATGCCTGCAAAAACTCTTCTGGTGGAGGCATAGGCGTGGCAGAAATAGTTTCGGGATTGTTGACGTCCGACGCATTCCTGAGTGAGTCTCTAAAAATCGGTGGGCCAGCGGGCTCAAGAGGTGGTCTTACGCCCATATTGTTCTCTAAAAAACTAATGCCTTGTTGTATAGCTAGTTCTTGGGTTACGTCATTGAGCGCTTCGTTTACACTCTGATTAAAGCGTTCTTTATTCACTTTAGTGACCTCCCTAATCCAATAATACTGGAACCCTACTAAGCCCAGAAGGGCAAAGCTAAGTAAGCCAATTAACCATCGGATTCGTACACGAGTCATACCCAAAAGTACTCTAATTATTGCCCTACAGTATTAGGTTAACAATAATTAACATCGTTTAACCGTCCTTTAACATCGTTTTGCATTTGATACAAGTACTTTTATATCAAGTCATTAACGATTATGCATTTATGAATTATTTAAGACAACAAAAATTAAAATTTGCGGCCCTTGCGCTGCTGATTTTGTTTGTAGGGTTTGGTCAAACTGTACAAGCACAAACGGAAAATAGAAGTGAAAGTCAATCGGTATCAATTTCAACGACCGAGGATGGAAAAGTGAAGCTGAAAGTCATCAAAAAAGTAGGCAACGATGAGACGACATTTGAGAAAACTTATGACTCTCACGAGGAAATGAAGAATGATCCAGATTTGGAAAAGTATGGCATTGATCTGAGTTCCTCACTCTCTTTTGGAAGCGGAAACGTTTCACCTAGGATTTTTTTACATAACGGACCTGGTAAGAGTTTTTGGGATCATGACGATGATTTCGATATCGACTCTTTGAGAAGTAGTCTTAGAGGAATGATGAAGGGTTTCGGTCCTAATGTCTTCTCATTCGGTTTTGATGATG is drawn from Roseivirga misakiensis and contains these coding sequences:
- a CDS encoding sensor histidine kinase, with the protein product MTRVRIRWLIGLLSFALLGLVGFQYYWIREVTKVNKERFNQSVNEALNDVTQELAIQQGISFLENNMGVRPPLEPAGPPIFRDSLRNASDVNNPETISATPMPPPEEFLQAFFSVQFDERTGQVLMEIDFEAFSKAMPNNYANRGIDPRQQRRQMEQQLNMLKRRWANHLAGSEQLFTRIDPVKLDTLIDQSLENHGVNIPYNYGILHAPSNELKLLNANQESDRERIKTSDLKVNLFPMDLIDKEFFLAIDFPKQKRYLMNKAIIPLSASGLLLILVIGCFGYAIMVILKQKKISEIKNDFVNNMTHEFKTPIATVSLATEALQDDDLKSNPSIVDRYVQVIRDENKRLGMQVEKVLQIASLDKKDFKLKFEEIDIHGIIEKALVNIDILVKKRGGEITSQLHATNSVLEADPVHLTNIIYNLLDNANKYSPEAPNIHIRTDNISSGIILKITDKGIGMSKEAIEKIFEKFYRVSTGNVHDVKGFGLGLSYVKNIVDMHEGSVNVKSELGKGSTFKIYLPFNHG
- a CDS encoding response regulator transcription factor, with translation MASFKLLLVEDDLNLGQILNEYLTLKGYETKLCRDGEEGLNAFKRESYDLCLFDVMLPKKDGFSMAKEIRKNDSVTPIIFLTAKSMKEDTVEGFKIGADDYITKPFSMEELLLRIQAILRRTAEKNPQISDQKSFDFGRFHFDYDKQILSEGDNQTKLTSKESELLRLLCLHMNQPLDRSVALKLIWRDDSYFNARSMDVYIAKLRKHLKVDPSVQIMTLHGSGFKLITDAEAS